AAGAAGCACTGAAAAAGTTAAAAGTGCATTATAAGATATATATCAATATATCTTATGAAATAATTTGTTTTTTAAAATAATTTTATATATTCTATAATTTTATACTCCCAATGTATTCAGGAGCTCCTTAAATCAATATACCTCCAAATCAATATATTAATATATTATGTTTGATGGTTGTAATCATTATTTTTATGGCATTGTAAACAAACTTTTGAATAAGTATAACAAAACCAAAGTGAAAATATGATAAAGATATTAAAAGTAGGAGCAGGTCAAAATTATCCTGAATCGCTATTTATATATGGAAAAAATGTGTGCGGTTAATGGTATATTTTCCCCATTAAAAGAAAACCCACAGTTTCGGCATTGATGTCCGTAGCATTTATGAAAAAACATAACTCATAGATAATAAAAATAAAACCGTTCATAAATATAGTAATTCCAGATGGTTTATCAAGTCAGGAAGAAGGATTTTTAATGGGCTAACTTCCGAAGTTGTGTTATATGGGATTATTAAAATACATACACAGATTTAAAGAGAGGAATATTATGTATTATATCCATAAAGAAATAAAAAACCCATTAAAAGATGGAATTGAATTAGCAGAAGAATTGCAAAATAATATTGAAGACCCATCTTTGATGATTTTAGTAACTTCGATAACCAAAAAAGAAAAAATTGAGGAGCTCCTAACGGGATTAAAACAAAACCTTCGTTTAGATAATTTAATAGGTTGCACCACCGCAGGTGAATTTTCAGAGAACTATGAAACAAAACAGGGAGCTCTTTTGTTAGCATTTAATAAATCATGTAAGGTGGCAGTGGGTCGTATGCCACAGGGGACACCTGCCCGAGAAAATGGTAGTTTATTGGCAGAAGATATAAATCAGAAATTAACAGAAAAATATCCTAAAATTGACATGCATGAAAAATTTTTAGGATTTGTATTTCACGATTGGAATGATGACGATGAAAATGAGGTAATAGAAGGATTATCCAGCAAACTGTCCTTTCCAATAATCGGCGGAACAGCTGCGGACAGTATGGAATTCAAAAACATGTATCAAATATATCAAGATAAAGTATTATCGAACCATACTGTATTTGGGGCAGTATCTCCGAAAAAGAAATTTAACATATTATATGGTCATGGATATGAACCGACCGAATATTATGCTAGAGTTACTAAAACTGATGGATATATCATAGAGGAACTCGATGGAAAACCAGCTTATGAAGTATATTCTAAAATGGTTAGCAATATATTAAATGTACCATTAGAAACCATTAATAAATATATACCAAATGAAAACAGCAATCTGGATTTTACGATATTATATCCTCCAGGAATTCAAGATATTTATGGACATCATAAATTATTATTTATAAAAAAGATAGAGAATAATAATATAATAGTTAGCCAGAGGATTAAAGAAGGGACATTTCTCACATTAATGAAAACATCAGTACAAAAAACCAAAGAATCATTAATTCATGAAATCCAGAAAAAAACCAGAGGATTTAAACTACCATTTACATTTATTATAGAATGTGTGGCCCGTAAAATTATAAAAAATCCAAAAGCATTTGAACACCCCTTCGTTTCAGAGGATTTTGAAAAATGGATTAGTCCGAATGAAAATATATTAAATGAAAAAGAAGTATTTAAAACCTGCATAGGATTCAACAGCTATGGAGAAAGTATTGTAAATGGGGTTATGAGATTCCACAATGCCCTCACTTTTACAGGCGTATCTTTTGATTTAGAGAGCACATCTAAAATTAACTGGAAATCTAGTTTAAAATATTTTGAATTCAGCGAAGAAGAATTAAAAATAATACTGGAATTAATAGATTCAAGATTAAGTGCAAAAGACTTGTTGAAAAGATTGGACCTGTCCCAGACTAAACTTTACGCTACATTAAATGACTTAGAAGATAGGAATATTATAAAATCGCAAGGTAAAAATCCAAAGAAATATTATATTGAAAATATATTAAAGGTATTAAAAGATGTTTCCGATAGATTGGATTGTCAGTACCAATATAAAAAAGAAAAAAGAAATAAATTATTATCTAAATTCTAACATATTTATTAGTTAATAATTTTAAGGTAATATTTATACATGTATTTTTTTTATATCTTACAGTATTTTCAAAATAAAAAAAATCGAAAACTATATATATTATAAATATATAATATATCATTAGGGTATTTGGGCTAAATTTGATGTAGAATGCCATATTTCCGTTGGTTTTCTCATTATCATTGAATAACATAATATTAAAATATTTTCCATAAATAATACAATATATAATGTGTTCAATTTTGTTCATGAAGGATTACTGCAAAATACCTGGGCACATTAAAAATTACTTAGAAAAGAAGGGGTTCTTTCTAATATTGGGCGTTAATTTACAGTGCCTAATGAAGTTTTAATTATATACATTATTTCATCAATATTATTTTTAGTAATATATCTTATGTCAATCTTTTTTAACTCCAACACAAAACCTTTTTTTAAAATTCTCTCATATAAGGGGCATTTTGTCAATATTGATTTTCCATCATCTAATTTTATTATATTATTTATCTTTTTAACAATTTCATTTGGATTATTATGTTCTATAAATACGCCTACCCCTTCATTATCTTTATAATATGAATTTTCAAACTCTTCTTTTATAATATTTGAAAAAACCACACATTTTTTGTATGTTTCTCTGGCCCTAAGTGCTTCTTCTTTAATAGAACCATGTATATTTGGGACCTTATATGTTTTTAATAGATGTTTTAAATTCTCCAATTTATTATTTTCTTTTAATTGCTGTTTTATATCTCCACTAATTCCCATAAATCCGCCATATTCACAATTTATTATTTTGGGAGCTCCGGTTGAACATACTATAATATCACCATATCCACAATTACCACCCACTCCGCCAGAAATATCCTCTACAAAAATAACATTATTTTCCGAACATATTTTTTTTATTTCTTTAAGTGGCTGAACTGCAAGATAACCTGCCAATGATGTTAAAAATAGTGCTTTTATATTATTTTTCTTTATTGTTTCGTCCAAAACATTAATATCGACAATTCCATCATTCGTAGTTAATTTTAATACATTATGGTTAAACGATTTTGGATAATTGATAAATCCTTTCCAGCCCCCCATATCTGGAACCAATATATTGCAACAATTGTTTAAATCATAAATTATTTTTGATGCAATGAATATTGAAGCATTTCCAGATGGCAATATATGTAATTCTTTATCATATTGTAATAAATCATTTAAAACATTATTTAATTCATTTATATTTCCTTCTTTATTTAATTGTGATTCTATGCATGGTTTTCTATGTGGAATTATCATAAGCTCACCTTTTTTTAAAATTAATTATAAATAATAATTAAATAAATTAAATAATAAAATTAGAATTAGAAAATAATAAAATTATTAATATATGTCATTGTATATTTTT
The window above is part of the Methanococcus aeolicus Nankai-3 genome. Proteins encoded here:
- a CDS encoding FIST N-terminal domain-containing protein, with the translated sequence MYYIHKEIKNPLKDGIELAEELQNNIEDPSLMILVTSITKKEKIEELLTGLKQNLRLDNLIGCTTAGEFSENYETKQGALLLAFNKSCKVAVGRMPQGTPARENGSLLAEDINQKLTEKYPKIDMHEKFLGFVFHDWNDDDENEVIEGLSSKLSFPIIGGTAADSMEFKNMYQIYQDKVLSNHTVFGAVSPKKKFNILYGHGYEPTEYYARVTKTDGYIIEELDGKPAYEVYSKMVSNILNVPLETINKYIPNENSNLDFTILYPPGIQDIYGHHKLLFIKKIENNNIIVSQRIKEGTFLTLMKTSVQKTKESLIHEIQKKTRGFKLPFTFIIECVARKIIKNPKAFEHPFVSEDFEKWISPNENILNEKEVFKTCIGFNSYGESIVNGVMRFHNALTFTGVSFDLESTSKINWKSSLKYFEFSEEELKIILELIDSRLSAKDLLKRLDLSQTKLYATLNDLEDRNIIKSQGKNPKKYYIENILKVLKDVSDRLDCQYQYKKEKRNKLLSKF
- a CDS encoding PLP-dependent aminotransferase family protein gives rise to the protein MIIPHRKPCIESQLNKEGNINELNNVLNDLLQYDKELHILPSGNASIFIASKIIYDLNNCCNILVPDMGGWKGFINYPKSFNHNVLKLTTNDGIVDINVLDETIKKNNIKALFLTSLAGYLAVQPLKEIKKICSENNVIFVEDISGGVGGNCGYGDIIVCSTGAPKIINCEYGGFMGISGDIKQQLKENNKLENLKHLLKTYKVPNIHGSIKEEALRARETYKKCVVFSNIIKEEFENSYYKDNEGVGVFIEHNNPNEIVKKINNIIKLDDGKSILTKCPLYERILKKGFVLELKKIDIRYITKNNIDEIMYIIKTSLGTVN